Part of the Bacteriovorax stolpii genome, GAAATTCACTGGTTCACTTGACCTGCATGCTTATGGAAAACTTGTCATGTACCCGTGGGCCTATACGAAAAAAGCACCAGCGGCAGCCGATGTAGTGGTCTTTAAAGACTTGGTTGAGTCGATGGCCAAAGAAAACCAATATGAAGCAGGGCAGATTTCAACAACGATCTATGTGGCCGAAGGAAGTAGTGCGGATTACTTTTACTGGAAGTCAGGAACTCGCGCGATTGCGGCCGAGTTAGGAAGAGAAAAGATTCCTAGCTATAGCAAAATCCCTTCAATTGTTAACGAGTCACGCGAAATGGTGTGGACGTTTTTAGAATCATTTAACTAGGAAATACAAAATGAAAGTTACAGCTCAACATATTTTGGTCAATCACGAATACGAAGTAAAAGACATTCAAAAAAAGCTAGCTGAAGGAAAGTCGTTTGAAGAACTGGCCCGCGATTACTCTACATGCCCTTCTGGAAAAGACGGAGGAATGTTAGG contains:
- a CDS encoding peptidylprolyl isomerase codes for the protein MKVTAQHILVNHEYEVKDIQKKLAEGKSFEELARDYSTCPSGKDGGMLGEFGKGMMVPTFEKAAFALMPGEVSQPVRTQFGFHLIKRLK